The Methylobacterium sp. PvR107 genome contains a region encoding:
- a CDS encoding CoA ester lyase, producing the protein MRALLFVPGDAPRKLETALNAGADALIVDLEDSVAASGKAAARRQAAAFLKEVGSAAGGPVVFVRVNALGTGWAEDDLAAVMPARPYGIVLPKAVMSADIRALDAHLHRLEAASGIAAGATRILPIATETARAVLALTTLSEGHPRLCGITWGAEDLSADLGAETNRDGTGAWTGPYRLARDLTLLAAAAAETDAIDTVHLAYRDLAALERECRAARRDGFVGKLAIHPAQIPIINAAFSPSKAALAEAQAVVTAFAGSPGTGVIGQGGAMLDRPHLRRAERLLERFDRGVPPGKA; encoded by the coding sequence ATGCGCGCGCTGCTGTTCGTTCCGGGCGACGCCCCGCGGAAGCTCGAGACGGCGCTGAACGCCGGTGCCGACGCCCTCATCGTCGACCTGGAGGATTCGGTCGCCGCGAGTGGGAAGGCGGCGGCGCGCCGGCAGGCCGCCGCGTTCCTGAAGGAGGTCGGGAGCGCCGCCGGGGGGCCGGTTGTTTTCGTGCGCGTGAACGCGCTCGGGACGGGCTGGGCCGAGGACGACCTCGCGGCGGTGATGCCGGCGCGACCTTACGGCATCGTCCTGCCCAAAGCCGTCATGAGCGCGGACATCCGCGCGCTCGATGCACATCTCCACCGGCTCGAGGCCGCCAGCGGCATCGCTGCCGGCGCGACGCGGATCCTGCCCATCGCCACCGAGACGGCCCGCGCCGTCCTCGCGCTGACGACCCTGTCCGAGGGGCATCCGCGTCTCTGCGGGATCACCTGGGGGGCGGAGGATCTCTCCGCCGATCTGGGGGCCGAGACCAACCGCGACGGGACCGGCGCCTGGACCGGTCCGTATCGCCTGGCGCGCGATCTCACCCTGCTCGCGGCGGCCGCAGCCGAGACAGACGCGATCGACACGGTTCATCTCGCCTATCGGGACCTCGCGGCGCTCGAACGGGAATGCCGCGCGGCGCGCCGGGACGGGTTCGTCGGGAAGTTGGCGATCCACCCGGCCCAGATTCCCATCATCAACGCGGCCTTCTCGCCCTCCAAGGCGGCCCTGGCCGAAGCGCAGGCCGTGGTCACGGCCTTCGCGGGTTCGCCGGGGACGGGGGTGATCGGGCAGGGTGGGGCCATGCTCGACCGCCCCCACCTGCGCCGCGCCGAGCGGCTGCTGGAGCGCTTCGACCGGGGCGTCCCTCCGGGCAAGGCGTGA
- a CDS encoding dihydrolipoamide acetyltransferase family protein — translation MGEHLITMPDIGEGIAEAELAEWFVKMGEFVHEDAVLAAVTTDKATTEIPSPVTGRVVWLGAEAGDVVAVGAPLIRLAVEDAGDADQVPDGLPVTNADQPSPAPGRDPAAGHREGGKASASPAVRHRACKAGIDLGRVPGSGPSGRVTHEDLDAYLTGGARGTGTPSPSPNTTVEQIKVTGVRRKIAEKMTLAASRIPHITYVEEVDVTALEDLRSALNANRRAERPKLTLLPVLMQALVRAIADHPHLNALYDDEAGILHQHGSVQIGVATQTPAGLVVPVVRHVEARDLWDCAAELNRLSEAARTGSATRQELSGSTITITSLGALGGIASTPIINHPEVAIIGVNRIAMRPVWNGAAFIPRKMMNLSSSFDHRVIDGWDAAVFVQRIKTLLETPALIFVDA, via the coding sequence ATGGGCGAGCACCTGATCACCATGCCCGATATCGGCGAGGGGATCGCCGAAGCCGAACTGGCCGAGTGGTTCGTGAAAATGGGCGAGTTCGTCCATGAGGACGCCGTGCTGGCCGCCGTCACCACCGACAAGGCGACCACGGAGATCCCCTCGCCGGTGACGGGGCGCGTCGTGTGGCTCGGGGCCGAGGCCGGCGACGTCGTCGCTGTCGGCGCGCCGCTGATCCGTCTGGCGGTCGAGGATGCGGGCGATGCCGATCAAGTCCCCGACGGCCTCCCCGTGACGAACGCGGATCAGCCCTCCCCTGCGCCCGGCCGTGATCCTGCCGCCGGGCATAGGGAGGGTGGGAAGGCGAGCGCGTCGCCGGCGGTCAGGCATCGCGCATGCAAGGCCGGAATCGATCTGGGTCGTGTGCCCGGCTCGGGGCCTTCAGGCCGCGTGACGCACGAGGACCTCGACGCCTATCTGACCGGTGGCGCGCGAGGGACGGGGACGCCAAGCCCCAGTCCGAACACAACGGTCGAGCAGATCAAAGTCACGGGTGTCCGCCGCAAGATCGCGGAGAAGATGACCCTCGCGGCCTCGCGCATTCCCCACATCACCTATGTCGAGGAGGTCGACGTCACGGCGCTCGAGGATCTCAGGTCCGCGCTCAACGCGAACCGGCGCGCGGAGCGACCGAAGCTGACGCTGCTCCCGGTCCTGATGCAGGCTCTGGTGAGAGCCATCGCCGACCATCCGCACCTGAACGCGCTCTACGACGATGAAGCCGGCATCCTCCACCAGCACGGCAGCGTGCAAATCGGCGTCGCGACCCAGACCCCCGCGGGTCTCGTCGTTCCCGTCGTCCGGCACGTGGAGGCGCGGGACCTCTGGGACTGCGCCGCCGAACTGAACCGCCTCTCGGAGGCGGCCCGAACGGGCTCCGCCACGCGGCAGGAATTGAGCGGCTCGACGATCACCATCACCTCGCTCGGTGCCTTGGGCGGCATCGCCTCGACCCCGATCATCAACCATCCGGAGGTCGCCATCATCGGCGTCAACAGGATCGCGATGCGGCCGGTCTGGAACGGGGCGGCGTTCATCCCGCGCAAGATGATGAATCTGTCGTCGAGCTTCGACCATCGCGTCATCGACGGCTGGGATGCGGCTGTGTTCGTCCAGCGGATCAAGACGCTCTTGGAAACGCCGGCTCTGATCTTCGTGGATGCGTAG
- a CDS encoding alpha-ketoacid dehydrogenase subunit beta, with protein MPRMSMVEAIRDAMDVMMARDESVVVFGEDVGYFGGVFRCTYGLQQKYGTSRCFDAPVSESGIVGTAVGMAAYGLRPCVEIQFADYVYPAYDQIVSEAARLRYRSNGEFTCPLVIRMPTGGGIFGGQTHSQSPEALFTHVSGLKTVVPSNPYDAKGLLIAAIEDPDPVIFLEPKRLYNGPFDGHHERPVTPWSKHAASDVPAGHFALPLGKASIVRAGSDVTVLAYGTMVHVAQAAVAETGIDAEIIDLRTLVPYDLDTMVASVAKTGRCVVIHEATLTSGFGAELAALIQETCFYHLEAPVARVAGWDTPYPHAQEWDYFPGPGRVARALVETVEA; from the coding sequence ATGCCGCGCATGTCGATGGTCGAAGCCATCCGTGACGCGATGGACGTGATGATGGCGCGCGACGAGAGCGTCGTCGTCTTCGGCGAGGATGTCGGCTATTTCGGCGGCGTCTTCCGCTGCACCTACGGGCTACAGCAGAAATACGGAACGTCACGCTGCTTCGACGCACCCGTCAGCGAATCCGGGATCGTGGGAACGGCCGTCGGCATGGCCGCCTACGGCCTGCGGCCCTGCGTCGAGATCCAATTCGCCGATTACGTGTACCCGGCCTACGACCAGATCGTGTCGGAGGCCGCGCGGCTGCGGTATCGCTCGAACGGCGAGTTTACCTGCCCCTTGGTGATCCGCATGCCGACGGGCGGCGGCATCTTCGGCGGACAGACCCACAGCCAGAGCCCGGAGGCGCTCTTCACCCACGTCTCGGGGCTCAAGACCGTCGTCCCCTCAAACCCCTACGATGCCAAGGGGCTGCTCATCGCAGCGATCGAGGATCCGGATCCCGTGATCTTCCTCGAGCCGAAGCGGCTCTACAACGGCCCCTTCGACGGGCATCACGAGCGCCCCGTCACGCCGTGGTCGAAGCACGCGGCCAGCGACGTTCCGGCCGGCCACTTCGCTCTCCCGCTCGGAAAGGCGTCCATTGTTCGTGCGGGATCAGACGTCACGGTGCTGGCCTACGGGACGATGGTGCATGTCGCACAGGCGGCCGTCGCGGAGACCGGCATCGACGCCGAGATCATCGATCTGCGTACCCTGGTTCCATACGATCTCGACACGATGGTTGCCTCCGTCGCCAAGACCGGTCGCTGCGTGGTCATCCACGAGGCGACGCTGACGTCGGGGTTCGGCGCAGAACTGGCTGCCCTCATCCAGGAGACCTGCTTCTACCATCTCGAGGCACCGGTCGCCCGGGTTGCCGGATGGGACACGCCTTATCCGCACGCGCAGGAATGGGACTACTTCCCCGGGCCGGGACGTGTGGCGCGTGCGCTGGTCGAGACGGTGGAGGCCTGA
- a CDS encoding 3-methyl-2-oxobutanoate dehydrogenase (2-methylpropanoyl-transferring) subunit alpha, whose product MAKVAPLALHVPEPAVRPGGVPDFSSVKIPKAGAVPRPDVDTGSEAIRELAFSIIRVLNREGEAVGPWADLLSDDELRDGLRDMMTLRTFDARMLLSQRQGKTSFYMQHLGEEAVSCAFQKALAPGDMNFPTYRQAGLLIASGYPLVTMACQIYSNARDPLKGRQLPVLYSSKEHGFFTVSGNLATQYVQAVGWAMASAIRRDTKIAAAWIGDGSTAESDFHAALVFASTYKAPVVLNIVNNQWAISTFQGIARGGAGTFAARGLGFGIPALRVDGNDYLAVYAVAEWAIARARSNLGPTLIEYVTYRVGAHSTSDDPSAYRPKTESDAWPLGDPVIRLKNHLIRRGAWSEERHRQAEAEILESVIAAQKEAESFGTLHSGSRPSAREMFEGVYAEMPPHLLRQRQRAGV is encoded by the coding sequence ATGGCCAAAGTCGCGCCTTTAGCGCTCCACGTTCCAGAGCCAGCGGTCCGGCCGGGCGGGGTTCCGGATTTCTCCAGCGTCAAGATCCCCAAGGCCGGGGCGGTGCCGCGTCCCGACGTCGATACCGGTTCGGAAGCGATCCGGGAACTGGCCTTCTCGATCATCCGCGTCCTGAATCGGGAGGGTGAGGCGGTGGGGCCGTGGGCCGACTTGCTCAGCGACGATGAACTCCGGGACGGCCTGCGGGATATGATGACCCTGCGCACCTTCGATGCGCGAATGCTGCTCAGCCAGAGGCAGGGCAAGACGTCCTTCTACATGCAGCACCTTGGCGAGGAGGCCGTAAGCTGCGCCTTTCAGAAGGCCCTCGCGCCGGGAGACATGAACTTCCCGACGTACCGGCAGGCCGGACTCCTGATTGCGAGCGGTTATCCGCTGGTGACCATGGCGTGTCAGATCTACTCGAATGCAAGAGATCCGCTGAAGGGCCGCCAGCTGCCGGTTCTGTATTCGTCAAAAGAGCATGGGTTCTTTACGGTATCGGGGAATCTTGCCACGCAATATGTGCAGGCGGTCGGGTGGGCGATGGCCTCCGCGATCAGGCGGGACACGAAGATCGCGGCGGCCTGGATTGGGGACGGCTCGACGGCCGAGTCAGACTTTCACGCCGCACTCGTCTTTGCGTCGACCTATAAGGCCCCCGTCGTGCTCAACATCGTCAACAACCAATGGGCGATCTCGACCTTCCAGGGCATTGCCCGGGGCGGGGCCGGAACCTTCGCGGCGCGCGGCCTGGGGTTCGGCATCCCGGCGCTCCGGGTCGACGGCAACGATTACCTGGCCGTCTACGCGGTCGCCGAATGGGCCATCGCGCGGGCCCGGAGCAATCTCGGGCCGACGCTCATCGAGTATGTGACCTACCGCGTGGGAGCGCACTCGACGTCGGATGACCCCTCGGCCTACCGTCCGAAGACCGAATCCGACGCCTGGCCCCTCGGCGATCCGGTCATTCGGTTGAAGAACCACCTGATTCGGCGCGGCGCGTGGTCCGAGGAGCGGCACAGGCAGGCGGAGGCCGAGATCCTCGAGTCGGTGATCGCGGCGCAGAAGGAGGCGGAGAGTTTCGGGACGCTCCATTCCGGCTCGAGGCCGTCGGCGCGGGAGATGTTCGAGGGCGTCTACGCCGAGATGCCGCCGCACCTGCTCCGTCAGCGCCAGCGGGCCGGAGTGTAG
- a CDS encoding zinc ribbon domain-containing protein, with protein sequence MLTGPTQPRAEAATNTAAGPTTVPLNRTEAGLLQAAAADGGRLTPHAAMKPATHAHTARRREGAHLRTGRIRDERGQAMTPSHTAKGARRYRYYVSRAAVRERPTCAVRRIAAHAVEASVVQALRATLLSTGASASPSDPVSEILSDAEVIATHLARVTVRPDALLIELVGGDEHDPIRNPWSPAGHRRRREIVVPPGVERDGLRPMKVEDRARILTAIARSRAWVDDLVAVRAVGTAAIALREGCSERAVQMVLPLAHLAPRIVRAIVDGRLPRGIGVRHLAGLPASWAEQEHALGL encoded by the coding sequence GTGCTGACCGGCCCGACGCAGCCGCGGGCCGAGGCAGCTACGAATACCGCCGCCGGCCCGACGACCGTCCCCCTGAACCGGACCGAGGCTGGCCTGCTGCAGGCCGCCGCTGCGGACGGAGGCCGTCTGACACCGCATGCCGCGATGAAGCCCGCTACCCACGCCCACACCGCCCGGCGGAGGGAAGGCGCGCATCTGCGCACCGGGCGCATCCGGGACGAGCGCGGCCAGGCGATGACCCCGAGCCACACGGCCAAGGGCGCGCGGCGCTACCGGTACTACGTCAGCCGGGCGGCGGTACGGGAGCGGCCAACCTGTGCGGTCCGGCGCATCGCAGCCCACGCGGTCGAGGCCAGCGTGGTCCAGGCGCTGCGCGCGACGCTTCTCTCAACTGGCGCATCCGCCTCGCCATCCGATCCAGTGTCCGAGATCCTCAGCGACGCCGAGGTGATCGCGACCCACCTCGCGCGGGTGACGGTCCGTCCCGACGCGCTGTTGATCGAGTTGGTCGGCGGGGACGAGCATGATCCGATCCGCAATCCCTGGTCGCCCGCGGGGCATCGCCGCCGCCGGGAGATCGTCGTGCCCCCGGGGGTGGAGCGCGATGGCTTGCGGCCGATGAAGGTCGAAGACCGCGCGCGCATCCTCACGGCCATCGCCCGCAGCCGCGCCTGGGTCGACGACCTCGTCGCGGTGCGTGCGGTGGGCACCGCGGCCATCGCGCTGCGCGAGGGCTGTAGCGAACGCGCGGTGCAGATGGTGTTGCCGCTCGCCCATCTCGCCCCGCGGATCGTGCGGGCCATCGTCGACGGGCGCCTGCCGCGCGGCATCGGTGTCCGACACCTGGCCGGGCTGCCGGCATCCTGGGCGGAGCAGGAGCACGCCCTGGGCCTGTGA
- the istB gene encoding IS21-like element helper ATPase IstB yields MSLARDETTPGVLLAHHLKQLKLPTVLREYDKVARECAQSGLDHSRYLLRLVELELIDRERRMVERRIRAARFPAVKSLDTFDFAAIPSLNKMLVLELARCGYILGRENVIALGNSGTGKTHIALALGLAACQKGFSVTFTTAASLVNQLLEARDERRLLRLQRELAAVKLLIVDELGYVPLSSTGAELLFEVFSQRYERGSTVVTSNLPFEDWTSVLGSERLTGALLDRLTHHVSILSLNGNSYRLKTSRSRRGRAEGAEQNQATADPHDPETGEIPPA; encoded by the coding sequence ATGAGCCTGGCGCGCGACGAGACCACGCCGGGCGTCCTGCTGGCTCACCACCTCAAGCAGCTCAAGCTGCCCACGGTGCTGCGCGAGTACGACAAGGTTGCCCGCGAGTGCGCTCAGAGCGGCCTGGACCACTCGCGCTACCTGTTGCGGCTGGTTGAACTGGAGCTGATCGACCGTGAGCGGCGCATGGTCGAGCGCCGCATCCGGGCGGCGCGCTTCCCGGCGGTGAAGAGCCTCGACACGTTCGACTTTGCCGCGATCCCGAGCCTGAACAAGATGCTCGTGCTGGAACTGGCCCGCTGTGGCTACATCCTCGGCCGGGAGAACGTCATCGCACTTGGCAACTCGGGCACTGGCAAGACCCACATCGCCTTGGCTCTCGGCTTGGCGGCTTGCCAGAAGGGCTTCTCGGTCACGTTCACCACCGCGGCCTCGCTGGTCAACCAACTCCTGGAGGCGCGCGACGAGCGTCGTCTGCTCCGGCTTCAGCGCGAACTAGCCGCGGTCAAGCTCCTGATCGTCGACGAACTCGGCTACGTGCCGCTGTCGTCGACGGGGGCGGAGTTGCTGTTTGAGGTCTTCTCGCAGCGCTACGAGCGTGGCTCGACCGTGGTGACCTCGAACCTCCCGTTTGAGGACTGGACGTCAGTTCTGGGCTCGGAACGGCTCACGGGCGCGCTGCTCGACCGGCTGACCCACCACGTCAGCATCCTGAGCCTGAACGGCAACAGCTACCGCCTCAAAACTTCCCGCAGCCGGCGCGGCCGGGCCGAAGGGGCGGAGCAAAACCAGGCCACCGCCGATCCTCACGACCCCGAGACGGGCGAGATCCCGCCGGCCTGA
- the istA gene encoding IS21 family transposase, giving the protein MFAVEVYAAVRQFVFIEGNSRREAARVFGLSRETIAKMCRFSLPPGYTRSKPVEKPKLGPLLPVITAILETDRSAPIKQRHTAKRIFERLRDEHGYAGGYTVVKDHVRICRSQGRETFVPLAHPPGHAQVDFGEAVATIGGVRRKIHFFCMDLPHSDACFVKAYPRETTEAFLDGHVAAFAFFTGVPLSILYDNTKIAVAKICGDGQRERTRAFTELVSHYLFRDRFGRPGRGNDKGKVEGLVKFARSNFMTPAPEAASFEALNADLERRCRVRQDECAGRSAELIGTRLVADRAVLRALPAVPLEPCEKRAGRVSSTALVRYHGNDYSVPTAYGFRDVLVKGFVDEVVILCGGIEIARHERSYGTGVFVSEPLHYLALIETKPNALDQAAALQDWDLPEAFQHLRHLLEARMGNRGKREFIQVLRLMEAMPKDVVAAAVAEAIRLGAIGFDAVKLIALARLEHRPPRLDLAAYPHLPRTTVRTTVAADYAVLVPEVAA; this is encoded by the coding sequence ATGTTTGCCGTGGAAGTCTACGCGGCCGTTCGGCAGTTCGTGTTTATCGAGGGCAACTCTCGGCGTGAGGCGGCTCGAGTGTTCGGGCTGAGCCGAGAGACGATCGCCAAGATGTGCCGGTTCTCCCTGCCGCCGGGCTATACGCGCTCGAAGCCGGTCGAGAAGCCGAAGCTTGGGCCTCTTCTGCCGGTGATCACGGCCATCCTGGAAACGGACCGAAGCGCGCCGATCAAGCAGCGGCACACGGCCAAGCGGATCTTCGAGCGTTTACGCGACGAGCACGGCTATGCCGGCGGCTACACGGTGGTGAAGGACCACGTGCGGATCTGCCGATCGCAGGGGCGGGAGACCTTCGTGCCGCTGGCCCACCCGCCTGGCCATGCCCAGGTTGACTTCGGCGAGGCGGTGGCCACGATCGGCGGCGTGCGTCGCAAGATCCATTTCTTCTGCATGGACCTGCCGCACTCCGACGCCTGCTTCGTGAAGGCATATCCGCGGGAGACCACCGAGGCGTTCCTCGACGGGCACGTCGCCGCCTTCGCCTTCTTCACGGGCGTGCCGCTGTCGATCCTGTACGACAACACGAAGATCGCGGTCGCCAAGATCTGCGGTGACGGGCAGCGCGAGCGCACGCGCGCCTTCACCGAGTTGGTGAGCCACTACCTGTTCCGCGACCGCTTCGGCCGTCCGGGCAGGGGCAACGACAAGGGCAAAGTCGAAGGGCTGGTCAAGTTCGCCCGGTCCAACTTCATGACCCCGGCTCCGGAGGCAGCTTCGTTCGAGGCGCTGAACGCTGATCTGGAGCGACGCTGCCGAGTCCGGCAGGATGAGTGTGCCGGTCGGTCTGCCGAGCTCATCGGTACGCGGCTCGTGGCCGACCGTGCGGTCCTGCGCGCCCTGCCGGCGGTCCCGCTGGAGCCGTGCGAGAAGCGGGCTGGTCGTGTCTCCTCGACCGCGCTGGTGCGCTATCACGGCAACGACTACTCGGTGCCCACCGCCTACGGCTTCCGGGACGTGCTGGTGAAGGGCTTCGTCGACGAGGTCGTGATCCTGTGCGGCGGGATCGAGATCGCCCGGCACGAACGCAGCTACGGCACCGGCGTGTTCGTCTCCGAGCCGCTGCACTACCTCGCGCTGATCGAGACCAAGCCGAACGCCCTCGACCAAGCGGCGGCCCTCCAGGACTGGGATCTGCCCGAGGCGTTCCAGCACCTGCGCCATCTCCTGGAGGCGCGCATGGGCAACCGGGGCAAGCGCGAGTTCATCCAGGTGCTGCGCCTGATGGAGGCGATGCCCAAGGACGTGGTGGCCGCAGCCGTCGCGGAGGCGATCCGGCTCGGGGCGATCGGCTTCGATGCGGTCAAGCTGATTGCGCTGGCCCGACTCGAGCACCGACCGCCCCGGCTCGACCTGGCAGCCTATCCGCACCTGCCCAGAACCACGGTGCGGACCACCGTGGCTGCCGACTATGCCGTGCTGGTGCCGGAGGTGGCCGCATGA
- a CDS encoding response regulator, giving the protein MTDRLDVHPAGTNAAAEPLAARADPDAIRAKILIVDDDQRNLLAASEILADPAIDLVLANSPEEALRWALREDFAVILLDVQMPRMDGYEVAALIRSRSRTSRVPILFLTAHNKDDMHIFRGYSAGAVDYVFKPIQPLVLKSKVDVFVDLYRKTEEIKRKAAAEKQLLLENLRVRGEKLEAEQALRRQAEHQAAVLRGLPIALYTSPLGLEDRRLYFTNDSIERITGFSREAFAISSLWNARLEADDRERVLADLRTVLDVGTVALEYRWRNADGTERHILDQIAVNRDENGTVVELFGMWFDVTERKELELSLQHASKLEAVGRLTGGIAHDFNNMLSIVIGNLDLMKGSLQGNEKALRRVESAIEGAHRCAELTSRLLAFSRRSPLQPRALDFTNFIPGLITLLERTLGERITISATVEEGLPDVCVDHAQFEAALINLAVNARDAMPDGGRLGIAIQRRDAPVPGGVEGSCSVEIGVADSGTGMSPAILARVFEPFFTTKEAGKGTGLGLSMVYGFVQQSGGTISVDSSPDQGTQFVIRLPALVRRSSTAKDSDAGTTAGAPPPVNGAGKAVLVVEDDADVRSTVVSILETLAFRVISARDGSEALRLLQAETDIALVFSDVNMPGMTNGIDLGHTIRQRWPQMPILLTSGYLQENQDTNGFELLQKPYRASDLVDMLRHLLGGSRGETAPD; this is encoded by the coding sequence ATGACGGACCGACTGGATGTCCATCCGGCTGGTACGAATGCTGCCGCCGAGCCGCTGGCCGCGCGCGCCGATCCGGATGCGATCCGAGCGAAGATCCTGATCGTCGACGACGATCAGCGCAATCTGCTCGCCGCCTCGGAGATTCTTGCTGATCCAGCCATCGATCTCGTCTTGGCCAACTCACCGGAGGAAGCCCTGCGTTGGGCTCTTCGGGAGGACTTCGCCGTGATCTTGCTCGACGTGCAGATGCCGCGCATGGATGGCTACGAGGTGGCCGCGCTCATCCGCAGCCGCTCGCGCACGTCCCGCGTCCCGATCCTGTTCCTCACGGCGCACAACAAAGACGACATGCACATCTTCCGCGGCTACTCGGCGGGCGCGGTGGACTATGTGTTCAAGCCCATCCAGCCTCTCGTCTTGAAGTCGAAGGTCGACGTCTTCGTCGACCTTTACCGCAAGACCGAGGAGATCAAGCGCAAGGCGGCGGCCGAGAAGCAGCTGCTCTTGGAGAACCTTCGGGTGCGCGGCGAGAAGCTGGAAGCCGAACAGGCGCTGCGCAGGCAGGCGGAGCATCAGGCCGCCGTGCTGCGCGGGCTTCCGATCGCGCTCTACACCTCACCGCTCGGCTTGGAAGACCGGCGGCTTTACTTCACGAATGACAGCATCGAGCGCATCACGGGCTTCTCGCGGGAGGCCTTCGCCATATCGAGTCTTTGGAACGCCCGCCTCGAAGCGGACGACCGAGAACGCGTGCTGGCAGATCTGCGCACCGTCCTGGACGTCGGCACCGTCGCTCTGGAATATCGCTGGCGCAACGCGGACGGCACGGAGCGGCACATCCTCGATCAGATCGCAGTCAACCGCGACGAGAACGGCACGGTGGTCGAACTCTTCGGGATGTGGTTCGACGTGACGGAGCGCAAGGAGCTTGAGCTCAGCTTGCAGCACGCCTCGAAGCTCGAGGCAGTCGGCCGCCTGACCGGCGGGATCGCCCACGACTTCAACAATATGCTGAGCATCGTGATCGGCAATCTCGACCTGATGAAAGGCTCGCTCCAGGGGAATGAGAAGGCGCTTCGCCGCGTCGAGAGTGCCATCGAGGGGGCGCATCGCTGTGCCGAACTCACCAGCCGGTTGCTGGCCTTCTCCCGGCGCTCTCCTCTCCAGCCGAGAGCGCTGGACTTCACGAACTTTATCCCGGGTCTGATCACGCTCCTCGAGCGCACGCTCGGCGAGCGGATCACGATTTCCGCGACCGTGGAGGAAGGGCTGCCGGACGTCTGCGTCGATCACGCCCAGTTCGAGGCCGCCCTCATCAATCTCGCCGTGAATGCGCGGGACGCGATGCCGGATGGCGGCAGGTTGGGCATTGCCATCCAGCGTCGCGACGCCCCTGTGCCGGGAGGCGTCGAAGGCTCGTGCTCCGTGGAGATTGGGGTCGCCGACTCGGGCACCGGGATGTCGCCCGCTATTCTCGCCCGCGTCTTCGAACCCTTCTTCACGACGAAGGAGGCCGGCAAGGGAACCGGCCTCGGTCTCAGCATGGTCTACGGCTTCGTGCAGCAGAGTGGTGGGACCATCTCCGTCGACAGCAGCCCTGATCAGGGGACCCAGTTTGTCATCAGGTTGCCGGCGCTTGTCAGGCGGAGTTCCACCGCGAAGGACAGCGATGCGGGGACGACGGCCGGAGCGCCGCCCCCGGTGAACGGCGCCGGCAAGGCTGTGCTCGTCGTCGAGGATGACGCGGATGTTCGATCCACCGTTGTCTCAATTCTTGAGACGCTCGCGTTCAGGGTGATCAGTGCGCGGGACGGAAGCGAGGCTTTGCGCCTGCTGCAGGCGGAGACCGACATCGCCCTGGTCTTCAGCGACGTGAACATGCCTGGCATGACGAACGGCATCGACCTTGGACACACCATCCGTCAGCGATGGCCGCAAATGCCAATCCTGCTGACCTCTGGCTATCTTCAAGAAAATCAGGACACCAATGGCTTCGAATTGCTGCAGAAGCCGTACCGCGCGAGCGATCTGGTTGACATGTTACGACATCTGCTCGGCGGCTCTCGCGGGGAGACGGCTCCTGACTGA